The proteins below come from a single Epinephelus moara isolate mb chromosome 19, YSFRI_EMoa_1.0, whole genome shotgun sequence genomic window:
- the LOC126406965 gene encoding piggyBac transposable element-derived protein 4-like, which produces MSYHDEESSDIGPVGQSKLESFLFSCELSSKVPFYTFQGDEEEDLEHFLELRTVCLGEGCKEESNVVEVTAMNHQGKTISVPIANLHTSCLPMVSLGEFELKAPVTIRLKAGTGPVTVSGLHLIAPPSASSRNQPGSAALGPDASAAEPKLLEPRQAHSVTPASGSRNSSPGCLASCTPDEVSDSVCSSDEEWAPPPKKDSSEDEYSSFPGDYKMEDEDDNLMETEGIKRVSSPDSLASSTPDEVSDSLCSSDAEWEPSAKQDSSEDEYSSFPEDYKMEDEDDNLMEIERIEWVSKNKSIKWSPSAEQMYRYVQAPTKPVPGLTKYAKRNITDQLTSCLDLFLTNDMIQLILKMTNLEGKRTENHWKDITETELRGFLGLLLLAGVYRSRGESTHSLWEEPIGRPVFRGTMSRKKFELIATKLRFDDKLTRRKRLSDNKLAAILPLWEPWVQRLSHMFNPGADVCVDEQLVGFKGRCSFRQYMPSKPAKYGIKIWTLADVSTSYAWNMAIYSGKEEASREVGQGKRVVLQMTQGLEGRTVTIDNFFTSYELGTELLKRKMAMVGTVRKGKPELPPQLVNVSGREVLSSIFAHTATHTVVSYVPKKGKNVVLMSTKHREASISEEVHKKPMIILDYNKSKGGVDNLDKCVGTYSCRRKTSRWPLTLFYNMLDVSAYNSYVLWTCLHPNWEIKKKYRRRIFLELLGKELVIPCILQRERIPRGPSAAAFVQAAQAAMVEEKESCSEDAKEARTSAEAPPLSPGAKLTTRRPCELCPESMKKSRVRNVCAKCGKFLCKDHTWKGCGTCLAGGQ; this is translated from the exons ATGTCTTATCACGACGAGGAGAGCTCGGACATCGGACCGGTCGGTCAATCCAAGTTGGAGAGCTTCCTGTTCA GCTGCGAGCTGTCCTCTAAAGTACCTTTCTACACTTTCCAAGGAGACGAAGAGGAGGACCTGGAGCATTTCCTTGAACTTAGAACA GTGTGTCTGGGAGAAGGCTGCAAAGAGGAGAGCAATGTGGTGGAGGTAACCGCCATGAACCACCAAGGAAAGACTATTTCAGTGCCCATCGCCAACCTTCACACCAGCTGTCTGCCCATG GTGAGTCTCGGAGAGTTTGAGCTGAAGGCGCCAGTGACCATCCGGCTGAAGGCTGGGACAGGACCAGTCACTGTCAGCGGGTTACACCTCATAG CTCCTCCTTCGGCCTCTTCCAGGAACCAACCCGGCTCGGCAGCTCTAGGCCCTGATGCCTCCGCCGCCGAACCCAAGCTCCTCGAACCGAGGCAGGCCCACTCCGTGACTCCAGCCAGTGGCTCCCGCAATTCAAGCCCGGGCTGTTTAGCCTCCTGTACCCCAGATGAGGTTTCTGATTCAGTCTGCTCATCTGATGAGGAGTGGGCACCACCGCCAAAAAAAGACAGCTCTGAGGACGAATATTCCAGCTTTCCCGGAGATTATAAgatggaggatgaggatgataaCCTAATGGAGACTGAGGGGATAAAACGGGTCTCCAGCCCGGACTCTTTAGCCTCCTCTACCCCAGATGAGGTTTCTGATTCACTCTGCTCATCTGATGCAGAGTGGGAACCATCGGCAAAACAAGACAGCTCTGAGGACGAATATTCCAGCTTTCCCGAAGATTATAAAATGGAAGATGAGGATGATAACCTGATGGAGATTGAGAGGATAGAATGGGTCTCCAAGAACAAGAGCATCAAGTGGTCACCCTCTGCTGAGCAAATGTATCGTTATGTGCAGGCTCCCACAAAACCTGTCCCAGGGCTGACAAAGTATGCCAAGAGAAACATAACGGACCAGCTGACATCCTGCTTGGATTTATTTCTGACGAATGACATGATCCAGCTGATCCTCAAAATGACCAACCTGGAAGGCAAGCGGACTGAAAATCATTGGAAAGACATCACTGAGACGGAGCTGAGGGGTTTCCtgggcctgctgctgctggcggGGGTGTATCGTTCCCGGGGAGAAAGCACCCACAGCTTGTGGGAGGAGCCGATAGGCCGGCCGGTGTTTCGTGGTACAATGTCCCGCAAAAAATTTGAGCTAATTGCCACGAAACTCCGGTTTGATGATAAACTGACCCGGCGAAAGCGGCTCAGTGACAACAAGCTGGCCGCCATTTTGCCCCTATGGGAGCCATGGGTTCAGCGGCTCTCTCACATGTTCAATCCAGGGGCGGACGTTTGTGTCGACGAGCAGCTGGTTGGCTTCAAGGGGCGCTGCAGCTTCAGACAGTACATGCCCAGCAAACCAGCCAAGTATGGTATAAAAATCTGGACCCTGGCCGACGTGTCAACATCCTACGCCTGGAACATGGCCATCTACAGCGGCAAAGAGGAGGCATCAAGAGAGGTCGGCCAGGGGAAGAGAGTGGTGCTGCAGATGACACAGGGGCTGGAGGGACGCACTGTCACCATTGATAATTTTTTCACCAGCTACGAGCTTGGCACGGAGCtcctgaaaagaaaaatggcCATGGTCGGCACAGTGCGCAAAGGGAAACCTGAGCTCCCTCCCCAACTTGTCAACGTGTCGGGCAGAGAAGTGCTCTCCAGCATCTTTGCTCACACAGCGACCCACACTGTGGTGTCGTACGTACCCAAGAAAGGCAAAAACGTGGTGCTGATGTCTACAAAGCACAGAGAAGCCTCCATCAGCGAGGAGGTCCACAAGAAGCCAATGATCATTCTCGATTACAACAAGTCCAAGGGCGGCGTGGACAACTTGGACAAG TGTGTGGGCACTTACAGCTGCCGTCGGAAGACCTCCAGATGGCCCCTGACGCTGTTTTACAACATGCTGGATGTTTCTGCCTACAACTCATACGTCCTGTGGACCTGCCTGCACCCAAACTGGGAAATCAAAAAGAAATACCGCCGCCGCATCTTCCTGGAGCTGCTAGGGAAGGAGCTGGTGATCCCTTGCATCCTCCAGCGTGAGCGGATTCCCCGCGGGCCGAGTGCCGCTGCTTTCGTTCAAGCAGCCCAGGCAGCCATGGTGGAGGAGAAGGAATCATGCAGCGAGGATGCCAAGGAGGCCAGAACCTCTGCAGAGGCGCCTCCTCTGTCTCCAGGAGCAAAGTTGACAACACGACGACCTTGTGAATTGTGCCCAGAGAGCATGAAGAAGAGCAGGGTGCGCAACGTCTGTGCCAAGTGTGGCAAGTTCCTGTGCAAGGACCACACATGGAAAGGCTGTGGGACGTGCCTTGCAGGAGGACAGTGA